Proteins from a single region of Hordeum vulgare subsp. vulgare chromosome 6H, MorexV3_pseudomolecules_assembly, whole genome shotgun sequence:
- the LOC123401003 gene encoding lysine-specific demethylase JMJ25-like isoform X2: MPPKRGRGRGRGRGRGRGRGRRRKVTYADEGSGGGTDDDLGLPDLPSASTAQTTRGRGRGRRPAVESEEGDDAMEENGVEKGNKDMEMPPQDSAEDKDTEGGTENSRPARKRRRDSVADPSSLEPRPARVRKTLNPAPKDTKKRDGTSNMCHQCQRNDNGRVVRCLGCKEYMRRYCMLCINRWYPHLTEDDFVNSCPFCRNNCNCKTCLRKNIISKVDKWKVSREDKIKFSHRTIHFLLPWLKDFHHEQMQEKIVEATIKGIDACEVKVPQANCAKNERIFCNNCRTSIVDFHRSCDKCSYDICLICCRELRLGRCPGGAAASNMVLTQPEVEGKEDLQQTRSDDNAVSQKIPDGQNGLLRNSAVPVEDSAAVASSTVLTQPEVEGKEDLQQTSSDDNSVSQKLSDGQSDVLMDNAVPVEDSAALSRWMVNSNGSIPCPPVTFGGCGDSVLELKSLLEENAVSDLLEMANAEGNNERVLEVGGSKCSCVTDSGDATSQKLACRENSSDNYIYCPNARDVQSGALDHFQEHWLKGEPVIVRDVLALTSGLSWEPMVMWRAVREKKEKNERERLCVTALECLSWVEVEVNTHFFFDGYSRGAVGPEGLPLLLKLKDWPQHSSFEERLPRHGAEFISALPFREYTDHKSGPLNLAVKLPPDVIKPDLGPKTYIAYGVAQELGIGDSVTKIHCDMSDAVNILTHTDEIKLKAERITAIEKKKESLARKDDRNLQASQIDPDRDMSIAELIKVPRPEGIEDGSVIKQPLSDALLDERDGAHQDVVADEAEGNLTLNGRVAIEGEGVHKDVVADEAEGNLTVNGRSSIEGDVDHTDLSISKEIEEGTVKEREGEGSPFSREDKSASPDNTDVTCEPTGHQTRPRRSATRYSNLSERKKKGSTGRKKKERKKKGSTEDEMSELPIYLEPKDDGLPFADENQPEGGALWDIFRREDASKLHEYLTKHSEEFRHYNYESVKQVIHPIHDQCFYLTNEHKRKLKEEYGVEPWTFEQKLGDAVFIPAGCPHQVRNLKSCIKVALDFVSPENLQECIRLTEEFRLLPKGHRVSEDKLEVKKIAFHAIKKAIHYIKKKPEDKSSDDEVQDKPVPRKRKPGPKKGKLGRPKKGKTGPVEPAEPEEHEEQSAQEMSPVEDEGAEMEADQGQSALDMCEAKPGTSVRCGSRKRKPGSLKKGEPGCAKKGRPGRSKKGKPGPNEPAEPEEQDEGAEMEVDQGQSALDMSEGKDRAAEMEQQEESALGMSEPKDEPTEMEEHQEESAQGMSEPKDEPAEMEEQQERSALDMTEAEDKPAEIVEHLEESALDMTEAEDKPAEMKEHQDRSAQDMTEAKDKPAEMEVHQEQPALDMSVDEDGLAEMKGHRGQSAQDMPEVEDGAAELDMPEAKVEAAKDMPEVKNGAAKMEDMPEAKVEAAKEGEPSETEERHEQPSDGISEAKEEGPAVAQEAEATTMPRTA, translated from the exons atgccGCCGAAGCGCGGGCGGGGGAGAGGCCGGGGCCGGGGCCGGGGGCGGGGGCGCGGGAGGCGGCGCAAGGTCACGTACGCGGACGAGGGGAGCGGCGGAGGGACTGACGACGACCTAGGTCTGCCGGACCTCCCTTCCGCATCCACCGCCCAGACCACgcgcggccgcggccgcggacgaCGGCCCGCTGTGGAGTCGGAG GAGGGCGATGACGCGATGGAG GAGAACGGCGTGGAGAAGGGCAACAAAGACATGGAGATGCCACCGCAGGATTCTGCCGAG GACAAAGACACAGAAGGGGGAACTGAGAACTCAAGACCAGCAAGAAAGCGTAGGAGAGATTCTGTTGCTGACCCCTCTTCACTTGAGCCTAGGCCTGCGCGAGTTAGGAAGACGCTGAATCCTGCACCCAAG GATACAAAAAAGAGAGATGGAACTTCAAACATGTGTCATCAATGCCAGAGGAATGACAATGGAAGAGTCGTGCGTTGTCTGGGCTGCAAAGAATATATGAGGAGATACTGCATGCTCTGCATAAATCGCTG GTATCCGCATTTAACAGAAGATGACTTTGTGAATAGTTGTCCATTTTGTCGCAATAATTGCAACTGCAAGACTTGTCTGCGGAAAAACATAATAAGCAAG GTTGACAAATGGAAAGTATCCCGTGAAGATAAAATTAAATTCTCTCATCGAACTATACACTTTCTGCTCCCATGGCTGAAAGACTTCCACCACGAGCAGATGCAAGAGAAAATTGTTGAGGCAACAATTAAAG GCATTGATGCATGCGAAGTGAAGGTTCCACAAGCTAATTGTGCAAAAAATGAAAGGATATTCTG TAACAACTGCAGAACATCTATAGTTGACTTCCACAGAAGCTGTGATAAATGTTCCTATGATATCTGCCTCATTTGCTGCCGGGAGCTTCGTCTTGGGCGCTGTCCTGGTGGTGCTGCTGCAAGTAACATGGTCCTTACACAACCTGAGGTAGAAGGCAAGGAAGATTTGCAACAGACACGTAGTGATGATAACGCTGTGAGTCAAAAGATTCCTGATGGACAGAATGGCCTGTTGAGGAACAGTGCAGTTCCTGTTGAGGATAGTGCTGCTGTTGCAAGTAGCACGGTCCTTACACAACCTGAGGTAGAAGGCAAGGAAGATTTGCAACAGACAAGTAGTGATGATAACTCTGTGAGTCAAAAGCTTTCTGATGGACAGAGTGATGTGTTGATGGACAATGCAGTTCCTGTTGAGGATAGTGCTGCTTTGAGTCGATGGATGGTAAATAGCAATGGAAGCATACCTTGCCCGCCAGTTACATTTGGTGGTTGTGGAGATTCTGTTCTTGAACTTAAGTCATTGTTGGAGGAAAATGCTGTTTCTGACTTATTGGAGATGGCCAATGCAGAGGGCAACAATGAAAGAGTGCTGGAGGTGGGAGGGTCAAAATGTTCTTGTGTCACTGACTCTGGTGATGCGACATCACAGAAATTGGCTTGTAGAGAGAACTCGAGTGACAACTACATATATTGCCCAAATGCTAGAGATGTTCAAAGTGGAGCTTTAGATCATTTCCAGGAGCACTGGTTGAAGGGTGAGCCTGTTATTGTTCGTGACGTGCTTGCATTAACTTCTGGGTTGAGCTGGGAACCAATGGTTATGTGGCGAGCTGtacgagaaaagaaagaaaagaatgaacgTGAGCGGCTATGTGTTACAGCTCTTGAGTGCCTGTCATGGGTTGAG GTTGAGGTGAACACTCACTTCTTTTTTGATGGGTATTCTCGTGGGGCTGTTGGTCCAGAGGGTTTGCCCTTGTTACTCAAGCTTAAAGATTGGCCACAACACAGCTCATTTGAGGAGCGATTGCCACGGCATGGTGCCGAGTTCATATCTGCTTTGCCATTTCGTGAATATACAGATCATAAATCTGGTCCTCTTAATCTGGCAGTGAAGCTACCACCTGATGTCATAAAGCCAGATCTTGGTCCAAAGACTTACATTGCGTATGGTGTTGCTCAGGAGTTAGGAATTGGTGATTCGGTCACCAAGATTCATTGCGACATGTCTGATGCG GTCAATATCCTAACACATACTGATGAAATAAAGCTCAAAGCAGAAAGGATTACAGCTATTGAGAAAAAGAAAGAGAGTTTGGCCAGAAAAGATGAcagaaatcttcaagcttcacaaATAGATCCTGACCGTGACATGTCGATAGCTGAATTAATCAAGGTGCCGAGACCTGAAGGAATTGAAGATGGCTCAGTCATTAAGCAGCCACTATCTGATGCTCTTTTAGATGAGCGGGATGGGGCTCACCAAGATGTGGTAGCAGATGAAGCTGAGGGAAACTTGACTCTGAATGGGCGAGTGGCCATTGAAGGTGAAGGGGTTCACAAAGATGTGGTAGCTGATGAAGCTGAGGGAAACTTGACCGTGAATGGGCGATCATCCATTGAAGGTGATGTGGATCATACAGATCTTTCCATTTCTAAGGAGATTGAAGAAGGCACAGTTAAGGAGAGGGAGGGTGAGGGTAGTCCTTTCAGCCGTGAAGATAAAAGTGCATCTCCAGATAATACAGATGTAACATGTGAACCTACTGGTCATCAAACACGACCCAGACGAAGTGCCACTCGTTATTCTAATTTATCAGagagaaaaaagaaaggaagCACAGGGagaaaaaagaaagagagaaaaaagaaaggaagCACAGAAGATGAGATGTCTGAACTTCCCATATATCTTGAGCCAAAAGACGATGGTCTCCCATTTGCAGACGAAAATCAACCAGAGGGTGGTGCATTGTGGGATATATTCCGCCGGGAAGACGCCAGTAAACTGCATGAGTATCTAACAAAGCATTCAGAGGAGTTTAGGCATTACAACTATGAATCAGTAAAGCAG GTTATTCATCCTATACATGACCAGTGCTTTTACCTAACAAATGAGCACAAGAGAAAGCTTAAGGAAGAATATG GAGTTGAGCCTTGGACATTTGAACAGAAGCTTGGTGATGCAGTCTTTATTCCTGCAGGATGTCCCCACCAAGTCAGAAATTTGAAG TCATGTATAAAGGTTGCACTTGACTTTGTTTCTCCGGAAAATTTACAAGAGTGTATCAGGCTGACAGAAGAGTTTCGTCTGCTTCCAAAAGGGCATAGAGTGAGTGAAGATAAGCTAGAG GTTAAGAAGATAGCTTTTCATGCAATCAAGAAAGCCATTCATTATATCAAGAAAAAACCTGAGGATAAAAG CTCTGATGACGAAGTTCAAGATAAACCTGTTCCAAGAAAAAGGAAACCTGGTCCGAAAAAGGGAAAACTTGGTCGTCCGAAAAAAGGGAAAACTGGCCCAGTTGAACCTGCAGAACCAGAGGAGCACGAAGAACAATCAGCTCAGGAAATGTCCCCAGTTGAAGATGAAGGTGCAGAAATGGAGGCGGACCAGGGGCAATCGGCTCTGGACATGTGTGAAGCGAAACCTGGCACAAGTGTCCGGTGTGGTTCGAGAAAAAGAAAACCTGGTAGTCTGAAAAAAGGAGAACCTGGCTGTGCGAAAAAAGGGAGACCTGGTCGTTCAAAAAAGGGAAAACCTGGTCCAAACGAACCTGCAGAACCAGAGGAACAAGACGAAGGTGCAGAAATGGAGGTGGACCAAGGGCAATCAGCTTTGGACATGTCTGAAGGGAAAGatcgagctgctgaaatggagcaACAAGAAGAGTCAGCTCTGGGCATGTCTGAACCTAAAGATGAACCTACAGAAATGGAGGAGCACCAGGAAGAGTCGGCTCAGGGCATGTCTGAACCTAAAGATGAGCCTGCAGAAATGGAGGAGCAACAGGAACGGTCAGCTCTGGACATGACTGAAGCCGAAGACAAACCTGCGGAGATAGTGGAGCACCTGGAAGAGTCAGCTCTGGACATGACTGAAGCTGAAGACAAACCTGCAGAGATGAAGGAGCACCAGGACCGGTCAGCTCAGGACATGACTGAAGCCAAAGACAAGCCTGCAGAGATGGAGGTTCACCAAGAACAGCCAGCTCTAGATATGTCTGTAGATGAAGACGGGCTTGCAGAAATGAAGGGGCACCGAGGACAGTCAGCTCAGGACATGCCTGAAGTCGAAGATGGAGCTGCAGAACTGGACATGCCTGAAGCTAAAGTTGAAGCTGCCAAAGACATGCCTGAAGTAAAAAATGGAGCTGCAAAAATGGAGGACATGCCTGAAGCTAAAGTTGAAGCTGCCAAAGAAGGCGAGCCATCAGAAACAGAGGAGCGCCACGAGCAACCATCTGATGGCATCTCTGAAGCTAAAGAAGAAGGTCCTGCAGTGGCCCAGGAGGCTGAGGCTACCACCATGCCTAGAACGGCATGA
- the LOC123401003 gene encoding lysine-specific demethylase JMJ25-like isoform X1 — MPPKRGRGRGRGRGRGRGRGRRRKVTYADEGSGGGTDDDLGLPDLPSASTAQTTRGRGRGRRPAVESEEGDDAMEVSEELPPPSDVENGVEKGNKDMEMPPQDSAEDKDTEGGTENSRPARKRRRDSVADPSSLEPRPARVRKTLNPAPKDTKKRDGTSNMCHQCQRNDNGRVVRCLGCKEYMRRYCMLCINRWYPHLTEDDFVNSCPFCRNNCNCKTCLRKNIISKVDKWKVSREDKIKFSHRTIHFLLPWLKDFHHEQMQEKIVEATIKGIDACEVKVPQANCAKNERIFCNNCRTSIVDFHRSCDKCSYDICLICCRELRLGRCPGGAAASNMVLTQPEVEGKEDLQQTRSDDNAVSQKIPDGQNGLLRNSAVPVEDSAAVASSTVLTQPEVEGKEDLQQTSSDDNSVSQKLSDGQSDVLMDNAVPVEDSAALSRWMVNSNGSIPCPPVTFGGCGDSVLELKSLLEENAVSDLLEMANAEGNNERVLEVGGSKCSCVTDSGDATSQKLACRENSSDNYIYCPNARDVQSGALDHFQEHWLKGEPVIVRDVLALTSGLSWEPMVMWRAVREKKEKNERERLCVTALECLSWVEVEVNTHFFFDGYSRGAVGPEGLPLLLKLKDWPQHSSFEERLPRHGAEFISALPFREYTDHKSGPLNLAVKLPPDVIKPDLGPKTYIAYGVAQELGIGDSVTKIHCDMSDAVNILTHTDEIKLKAERITAIEKKKESLARKDDRNLQASQIDPDRDMSIAELIKVPRPEGIEDGSVIKQPLSDALLDERDGAHQDVVADEAEGNLTLNGRVAIEGEGVHKDVVADEAEGNLTVNGRSSIEGDVDHTDLSISKEIEEGTVKEREGEGSPFSREDKSASPDNTDVTCEPTGHQTRPRRSATRYSNLSERKKKGSTGRKKKERKKKGSTEDEMSELPIYLEPKDDGLPFADENQPEGGALWDIFRREDASKLHEYLTKHSEEFRHYNYESVKQVIHPIHDQCFYLTNEHKRKLKEEYGVEPWTFEQKLGDAVFIPAGCPHQVRNLKSCIKVALDFVSPENLQECIRLTEEFRLLPKGHRVSEDKLEVKKIAFHAIKKAIHYIKKKPEDKSSDDEVQDKPVPRKRKPGPKKGKLGRPKKGKTGPVEPAEPEEHEEQSAQEMSPVEDEGAEMEADQGQSALDMCEAKPGTSVRCGSRKRKPGSLKKGEPGCAKKGRPGRSKKGKPGPNEPAEPEEQDEGAEMEVDQGQSALDMSEGKDRAAEMEQQEESALGMSEPKDEPTEMEEHQEESAQGMSEPKDEPAEMEEQQERSALDMTEAEDKPAEIVEHLEESALDMTEAEDKPAEMKEHQDRSAQDMTEAKDKPAEMEVHQEQPALDMSVDEDGLAEMKGHRGQSAQDMPEVEDGAAELDMPEAKVEAAKDMPEVKNGAAKMEDMPEAKVEAAKEGEPSETEERHEQPSDGISEAKEEGPAVAQEAEATTMPRTA; from the exons atgccGCCGAAGCGCGGGCGGGGGAGAGGCCGGGGCCGGGGCCGGGGGCGGGGGCGCGGGAGGCGGCGCAAGGTCACGTACGCGGACGAGGGGAGCGGCGGAGGGACTGACGACGACCTAGGTCTGCCGGACCTCCCTTCCGCATCCACCGCCCAGACCACgcgcggccgcggccgcggacgaCGGCCCGCTGTGGAGTCGGAG GAGGGCGATGACGCGATGGAGGTCAGCGAGGAGTTGCCGCCCCCTTCTGATGTG GAGAACGGCGTGGAGAAGGGCAACAAAGACATGGAGATGCCACCGCAGGATTCTGCCGAG GACAAAGACACAGAAGGGGGAACTGAGAACTCAAGACCAGCAAGAAAGCGTAGGAGAGATTCTGTTGCTGACCCCTCTTCACTTGAGCCTAGGCCTGCGCGAGTTAGGAAGACGCTGAATCCTGCACCCAAG GATACAAAAAAGAGAGATGGAACTTCAAACATGTGTCATCAATGCCAGAGGAATGACAATGGAAGAGTCGTGCGTTGTCTGGGCTGCAAAGAATATATGAGGAGATACTGCATGCTCTGCATAAATCGCTG GTATCCGCATTTAACAGAAGATGACTTTGTGAATAGTTGTCCATTTTGTCGCAATAATTGCAACTGCAAGACTTGTCTGCGGAAAAACATAATAAGCAAG GTTGACAAATGGAAAGTATCCCGTGAAGATAAAATTAAATTCTCTCATCGAACTATACACTTTCTGCTCCCATGGCTGAAAGACTTCCACCACGAGCAGATGCAAGAGAAAATTGTTGAGGCAACAATTAAAG GCATTGATGCATGCGAAGTGAAGGTTCCACAAGCTAATTGTGCAAAAAATGAAAGGATATTCTG TAACAACTGCAGAACATCTATAGTTGACTTCCACAGAAGCTGTGATAAATGTTCCTATGATATCTGCCTCATTTGCTGCCGGGAGCTTCGTCTTGGGCGCTGTCCTGGTGGTGCTGCTGCAAGTAACATGGTCCTTACACAACCTGAGGTAGAAGGCAAGGAAGATTTGCAACAGACACGTAGTGATGATAACGCTGTGAGTCAAAAGATTCCTGATGGACAGAATGGCCTGTTGAGGAACAGTGCAGTTCCTGTTGAGGATAGTGCTGCTGTTGCAAGTAGCACGGTCCTTACACAACCTGAGGTAGAAGGCAAGGAAGATTTGCAACAGACAAGTAGTGATGATAACTCTGTGAGTCAAAAGCTTTCTGATGGACAGAGTGATGTGTTGATGGACAATGCAGTTCCTGTTGAGGATAGTGCTGCTTTGAGTCGATGGATGGTAAATAGCAATGGAAGCATACCTTGCCCGCCAGTTACATTTGGTGGTTGTGGAGATTCTGTTCTTGAACTTAAGTCATTGTTGGAGGAAAATGCTGTTTCTGACTTATTGGAGATGGCCAATGCAGAGGGCAACAATGAAAGAGTGCTGGAGGTGGGAGGGTCAAAATGTTCTTGTGTCACTGACTCTGGTGATGCGACATCACAGAAATTGGCTTGTAGAGAGAACTCGAGTGACAACTACATATATTGCCCAAATGCTAGAGATGTTCAAAGTGGAGCTTTAGATCATTTCCAGGAGCACTGGTTGAAGGGTGAGCCTGTTATTGTTCGTGACGTGCTTGCATTAACTTCTGGGTTGAGCTGGGAACCAATGGTTATGTGGCGAGCTGtacgagaaaagaaagaaaagaatgaacgTGAGCGGCTATGTGTTACAGCTCTTGAGTGCCTGTCATGGGTTGAG GTTGAGGTGAACACTCACTTCTTTTTTGATGGGTATTCTCGTGGGGCTGTTGGTCCAGAGGGTTTGCCCTTGTTACTCAAGCTTAAAGATTGGCCACAACACAGCTCATTTGAGGAGCGATTGCCACGGCATGGTGCCGAGTTCATATCTGCTTTGCCATTTCGTGAATATACAGATCATAAATCTGGTCCTCTTAATCTGGCAGTGAAGCTACCACCTGATGTCATAAAGCCAGATCTTGGTCCAAAGACTTACATTGCGTATGGTGTTGCTCAGGAGTTAGGAATTGGTGATTCGGTCACCAAGATTCATTGCGACATGTCTGATGCG GTCAATATCCTAACACATACTGATGAAATAAAGCTCAAAGCAGAAAGGATTACAGCTATTGAGAAAAAGAAAGAGAGTTTGGCCAGAAAAGATGAcagaaatcttcaagcttcacaaATAGATCCTGACCGTGACATGTCGATAGCTGAATTAATCAAGGTGCCGAGACCTGAAGGAATTGAAGATGGCTCAGTCATTAAGCAGCCACTATCTGATGCTCTTTTAGATGAGCGGGATGGGGCTCACCAAGATGTGGTAGCAGATGAAGCTGAGGGAAACTTGACTCTGAATGGGCGAGTGGCCATTGAAGGTGAAGGGGTTCACAAAGATGTGGTAGCTGATGAAGCTGAGGGAAACTTGACCGTGAATGGGCGATCATCCATTGAAGGTGATGTGGATCATACAGATCTTTCCATTTCTAAGGAGATTGAAGAAGGCACAGTTAAGGAGAGGGAGGGTGAGGGTAGTCCTTTCAGCCGTGAAGATAAAAGTGCATCTCCAGATAATACAGATGTAACATGTGAACCTACTGGTCATCAAACACGACCCAGACGAAGTGCCACTCGTTATTCTAATTTATCAGagagaaaaaagaaaggaagCACAGGGagaaaaaagaaagagagaaaaaagaaaggaagCACAGAAGATGAGATGTCTGAACTTCCCATATATCTTGAGCCAAAAGACGATGGTCTCCCATTTGCAGACGAAAATCAACCAGAGGGTGGTGCATTGTGGGATATATTCCGCCGGGAAGACGCCAGTAAACTGCATGAGTATCTAACAAAGCATTCAGAGGAGTTTAGGCATTACAACTATGAATCAGTAAAGCAG GTTATTCATCCTATACATGACCAGTGCTTTTACCTAACAAATGAGCACAAGAGAAAGCTTAAGGAAGAATATG GAGTTGAGCCTTGGACATTTGAACAGAAGCTTGGTGATGCAGTCTTTATTCCTGCAGGATGTCCCCACCAAGTCAGAAATTTGAAG TCATGTATAAAGGTTGCACTTGACTTTGTTTCTCCGGAAAATTTACAAGAGTGTATCAGGCTGACAGAAGAGTTTCGTCTGCTTCCAAAAGGGCATAGAGTGAGTGAAGATAAGCTAGAG GTTAAGAAGATAGCTTTTCATGCAATCAAGAAAGCCATTCATTATATCAAGAAAAAACCTGAGGATAAAAG CTCTGATGACGAAGTTCAAGATAAACCTGTTCCAAGAAAAAGGAAACCTGGTCCGAAAAAGGGAAAACTTGGTCGTCCGAAAAAAGGGAAAACTGGCCCAGTTGAACCTGCAGAACCAGAGGAGCACGAAGAACAATCAGCTCAGGAAATGTCCCCAGTTGAAGATGAAGGTGCAGAAATGGAGGCGGACCAGGGGCAATCGGCTCTGGACATGTGTGAAGCGAAACCTGGCACAAGTGTCCGGTGTGGTTCGAGAAAAAGAAAACCTGGTAGTCTGAAAAAAGGAGAACCTGGCTGTGCGAAAAAAGGGAGACCTGGTCGTTCAAAAAAGGGAAAACCTGGTCCAAACGAACCTGCAGAACCAGAGGAACAAGACGAAGGTGCAGAAATGGAGGTGGACCAAGGGCAATCAGCTTTGGACATGTCTGAAGGGAAAGatcgagctgctgaaatggagcaACAAGAAGAGTCAGCTCTGGGCATGTCTGAACCTAAAGATGAACCTACAGAAATGGAGGAGCACCAGGAAGAGTCGGCTCAGGGCATGTCTGAACCTAAAGATGAGCCTGCAGAAATGGAGGAGCAACAGGAACGGTCAGCTCTGGACATGACTGAAGCCGAAGACAAACCTGCGGAGATAGTGGAGCACCTGGAAGAGTCAGCTCTGGACATGACTGAAGCTGAAGACAAACCTGCAGAGATGAAGGAGCACCAGGACCGGTCAGCTCAGGACATGACTGAAGCCAAAGACAAGCCTGCAGAGATGGAGGTTCACCAAGAACAGCCAGCTCTAGATATGTCTGTAGATGAAGACGGGCTTGCAGAAATGAAGGGGCACCGAGGACAGTCAGCTCAGGACATGCCTGAAGTCGAAGATGGAGCTGCAGAACTGGACATGCCTGAAGCTAAAGTTGAAGCTGCCAAAGACATGCCTGAAGTAAAAAATGGAGCTGCAAAAATGGAGGACATGCCTGAAGCTAAAGTTGAAGCTGCCAAAGAAGGCGAGCCATCAGAAACAGAGGAGCGCCACGAGCAACCATCTGATGGCATCTCTGAAGCTAAAGAAGAAGGTCCTGCAGTGGCCCAGGAGGCTGAGGCTACCACCATGCCTAGAACGGCATGA